The Vicia villosa cultivar HV-30 ecotype Madison, WI linkage group LG1, Vvil1.0, whole genome shotgun sequence genome includes a region encoding these proteins:
- the LOC131607670 gene encoding transcription factor HEC1-like produces MDMISMMMLMEKFPDNFSEPSSYQETINGTSNTVPLFNFSPQTLTTDPYLHSNVSFNNTIQQPSSLYNPNSSDKKNSMAAMREMIFRIAVMQPVHIDPESIRPPKRRNVKISKDPQSVAARHRRERISERIRILQRLVPGGTKMDTASMLDEAIHYVKFLKKQVQSLEQAGANNRSSHIGAGGVMNNFNVMNYSSMMKGCQPFQMVGSTSKQLLS; encoded by the coding sequence ATGGACATGATCTCAATGATGATGCTAATGGAAAAGTTCCCTGATAATTTCTCTGAACCTTCCTCTTACCAAGAAACTATCAATGGAACTTCCAATACTGTTCCATTATTTAACTTCTCTCCACAAACTTTGACTACTGATCCATATCTACACTCCAATGTCAGTTTCAACAATACTATCCAACAACCATCTTCTCTTTATAACCCTAATTCTTCTGATAAGAAGAACTCCATGGCGGCCATGAGGGAAATGATATTCAGAATAGCAGTGATGCAACCGGTGCATATCGATCCGGAGTCGATTAGGCCACCGAAGAGGAGGAACGTGAAGATATCGAAGGATCCGCAGAGCGTAGCGGCGAGGCATAGAAGGGAGAGGATAAGTGAAAGGATAAGAATATTGCAGAGATTAGTACCTGGTGGAACAAAAATGGACACTGCTTCTATGTTGGATGAAGCTATACATTATGTGAAGTTTTTGAAGAAACAGGTTCAGAGTTTGGAACAAGCTGGGGCTAATAATAGATCATCACACATTGGTGCTGGTGGTGTTATGAATAATTTTAATGTGATGAATTATTCTTCTATGATGAAGGGTTGTCAACCTTTTCAAATGGTAGGGTCTACTTCTAAACAATTGCTTAGCTAg